From the Pyrenophora tritici-repentis strain M4 chromosome 5, whole genome shotgun sequence genome, the window AGTTTGCAGTATTGCATGGAGCATGAATATACATCCTTGCCTCCCAGTAATATATAAATTATCAAATCGATTTTGTAGTTGTGCTATAGTTATACTGGAGGTATTTGGGTTGACGCTAGTCAACCTAGTCTTTGCCTCTACCTACCGAATTGATTTAACAGACATTTCAATTCAACAGCTAGAGAAGCGCTGGAAAAGCCTCAAAGAGAAATACATTCACATGTACTACCGATGAGCGGCCCCGATAGTATTGAGATGAACGCCTAGACCCTGGAATTGACGTCACGGCGCTAATGGCCCTACTACGCTACGCGAAACGCGGGTGCTGACAAGGGTCTCGGCCATGCGTCGAAACATTGCTGAGACCACCGACAAACGCTGTGTGCCGGCCACATTGCACGACATTTCTGTACTATAACTGCCCACTTCTGCTCCTACCTATCCGCAGTAAACCCATCTTTCGCGTCTCCCAAAAAAGCGCTCAATTGCAATTCCAACCCCATCGCTGCTTTATCTCTACACACACCGCAAATATGTCTATGATATCGCAAACACTACAAGGCGCCGTCCTCAGCATAACCTCCAATGTCCTCGCACAAGCCATAACCTCCTACCAAGACAGCGTAAGTCCCCTTCATCATATTACAATTAACCCCCCCAAATCGCGAGATCTGTGAACCTGACACCTGTCCCCCGCAGACACCCTTCGCCCTAAACTACAACCAAGTCCTCCAATTCGCCCTCTTCAGCATCCTCAGCAACCCCCCCCAACATAATCTGGCAAGGCTTCCTCGAAGACCAATTCCCCACAAACGTGGCCTCCGCCGCCTCCGCATCCGAAAAACCAACGTCCTCCAAACCCCCCCACCAAAACGAGCCTCAGCAAAACAAACGTCCTCATCAAATTCATCCTCGACCAAACCATCGGCGCTGTTATGAACACGCTCATGTTCCTGGCGTACATGGGCTATGTGAATGCGCAGGGTAAACCGGGCGTGGACGCCATGCAGGTTGTGAAGGCGGATTGCATGAATAAGCTGTGGCCGATGATGAAGGATGGGTATAAGTTTTGGCCGGCGATTAGTCTGATTAGCTTTTTGTGGATACCCGTGGATAAGCGGATAGTTTTCGGTTGCTCGGTGGGTGTGGTGTGGGGGATTTATTTGAGTTTGGCCGTGGGCGCGTAAATAGGGTACGGGAGGGAATGTAAATGTTGGTGGGTTGGGAGATCGTGGATGTGGATATGGATGTGGATGTGCTTGTGGTTGGATACCCTTAGAATGGCATGTTTGGCACGTTGGGGTGTTGGGGTGGGGTATATGAGGGCATTATTACGGAGGCGGTCTCAACGGCTTGGACGATTATTACGGTCTTTTACGATTTTTATCCGCTTCCTTTGACTTCCTAGTATTGACGCTTCTTCTGCATGTGCTTGACTGACATGCAGAGCTCTACATCTCTCGATACCCATATAGACTTTGGCTGTATTCTATACTGCAATGCCACATCTATTACGAGAACACACAAGTAATATTGACATATGTCAGCCGGTTTTCACGACACGATCTCATCGCTCCGTACACACAAGAGAGAAATCAAGGTGCTATCTTAATACTTCATACCTCCTAAACGTGCGAAAGCAGAGCAGCCGTTGGGTCGCAACAAACTTGTTTGAACTTGTGTAGCGTTGGCTGACTAGGGGCAGTGACGAGTGGACGACACATACCTGGGTCATCGATCTGGGTCAGGGCTGGTACTAGATGCTCAACATGATTACCGGCAGTCGAGGGGGGGTATCAGAAGAAGGATGCTCTTAGCCATGGGGCGTTGGGTGGTAGGAAGTGGCGTTGAGGAAACGGACAATGGTGGAAGACAGCGCACAAAAGTTCCGGCAGCTGCAAGTCGACGCTGAGATGCCATACCGGTATTTTCAAAAAATATCTTCCTGTTACATGGCACGCCATGATCAATCTGCATCATCATCGTAAGTAAAATTACAATGACCCCACTCCCTACAAGTACTTTAAATGTCTTGAAAATTCGCGTCTAATGGAGCGTTCCATGGTAATTTCCTCGGTTGGGTAGGGTAGTTACGCTAGATACATATCACCACTTCCCTGAGTAAAACGCCATTTCCGCAAGGTAGAATTCTGGCGGTAGCGAATAATGTTAGAAAAGCATTGCTACTCTCTGTAGAAGCACTTCTTCACAACAATCACAACAACTTTCAAACATTTTACCCTGTCAAAAAGCCATCATCGTACAGCATGGCAGTCATCATGCGAAGACTTACTaaagaggaagagaagaaaaaGCAGGACGAAAAAGACCGTGATTACTTCAAGTCACGTCGCGTCAGGGCTGAAGATGTCCAGATGCCATGGCTTGATGAGGTGTGTCGACGAACACAGATAAAGAACGGCATTGTCATTGTTGGTTTCATTCTCGGCGTTATGGCTTGCGGTCTCGTTGTCTGGCACAGCATGCGCGATGTCGGCTTCTATCACTATTGCGAGGCTTACCACGACAACTTTACATCATGGAATGACAGTGTATGGACGAAGGAAGTTGAGCTTGGTGGCTTTGGGTACGTTGCCGTGGAGAATGGGTGATGTTCATTCACTGACAATCCTCTAGCAACGGTCAGTTTGAGATGACTACCGCCACAGATGAGAACGTCTACCTCGAGAACGACGAGCTTGTCATCAAGCCTACCCTTCAAGACGAGAAGTTGATCATGAACAACACCACCATCATGGATCTTCGCCACATGGGCTGTACTGGTTCCCAGTGGTACGACTGTTACACCGGTACCAACACGACCAACGGCACTATCATCAACCCAGTCAAGTCTGGCCGCATCAACACCAAGCTCGGCGCCAATATCAGATACGGTCGCCTCGAAGTCGTCGCAAAACTTCCTCGCGGTGATTGGCTTTGGCCTGCTATCTGGATGTTGCCCAAGGATAATGTGTACGGCCCATGGCCTCGCTCAGGCGAGATTGACATTGCCGAATCACGAGGCAATGCTGTCGGCTACTCCAAAGGCGGTATCAATTACATATCCAGCTCGCTGCACTTTGGCCCCAATGGCAAGTACAACGGCTGGTGGCGCAACAACGTCAAGCGTCACGCTCTGCACACGACATTTGCAGCGGACTACAACACGTTCGGCATTGAGGTTCGTTTCAAATCTATCCCTCCTCCATAACATCATGCTAACCCAACCAACCCCCAGTGGTCCGAAAAGTACATCTTCACATACATGAACTCGCGCCTCCTACAAGTCATGTACACGAAATTCAAGCACCCCTTCTACGAAGTCGGACAGTTCCCGCTCTCGGACCCCAACGGCACCCGTCTCGACAACCCCTGGGCGGACAGAAAAGGCAACAGCGCGCCGTTTGACCAAGACTTTTACCTCATACTCAGTCTGGGCGTTGGCGCAACAAACGGCTGGTTTGTAGATGGCGAGGCTGGGAAGCCTTGGCTCGACAAGAATTACCGGGCCAAGATGGACTTTTGGGAGGCTAGGGAGAGCTGGCTGCCGACGTGGGAAGATGAGGGTAAGATGAGGATTAAGAGCATTACTATGTGGCAGCAGAAGGGGTATAATGGGTGTGGGACTGATGCGAAGAAAGTTTTGAGTGGTAGTAAGGGTCCGCTGTATTGAGTTGGTTGTTTTAGGGATGGTGGGGTAAGTAGATGTCCATTATTTGGGTTT encodes:
- a CDS encoding Tymo-45kd-70kd multi-domain protein codes for the protein MSMISQTLQGAVLSITSNVLAQAITSYQDSTPFALNYNQVLQFALFSILSNPPQHNLARLPRRPIPHKRGLRRLRIRKTNVLQTPPPKRASAKQTSSSNSSSTKPSALL
- a CDS encoding Glyco-hydro-16 domain containing protein, yielding MRRLTKEEEKKKQDEKDRDYFKSRRVRAEDVQMPWLDEVCRRTQIKNGIVIVGFILGVMACGLVVWHSMRDVGFYHYCEAYHDNFTSWNDSVWTKEVELGGFGNGQFEMTTATDENVYLENDELVIKPTLQDEKLIMNNTTIMDLRHMGCTGSQWYDCYTGTNTTNGTIINPVKSGRINTKLGANIRYGRLEVVAKLPRGDWLWPAIWMLPKDNVYGPWPRSGEIDIAESRGNAVGYSKGGINYISSSLHFGPNGKYNGWWRNNVKRHALHTTFAADYNTFGIEWSEKYIFTYMNSRLLQVMYTKFKHPFYEVGQFPLSDPNGTRLDNPWADRKGNSAPFDQDFYLILSLGVGATNGWFVDGEAGKPWLDKNYRAKMDFWEARESWLPTWEDEGKMRIKSITMWQQKGYNGCGTDAKKVLSGSKGPLY